In Escherichia ruysiae, a genomic segment contains:
- a CDS encoding PAAR domain-containing protein, translating into MSKGVVLLGDKTTHGGAVISVSSTMIVNGKNVALIGDKISCPIIGHGINAIIEGSPEWSSDGKAIVVDGCHCVCGCQVLSSAPDCVTG; encoded by the coding sequence ATGTCTAAAGGTGTTGTGTTACTTGGCGATAAAACCACGCATGGTGGTGCAGTGATCTCAGTTTCTTCAACCATGATTGTTAACGGTAAAAATGTTGCACTTATTGGGGACAAAATCAGCTGTCCGATAATAGGGCATGGTATTAACGCCATTATTGAAGGATCGCCTGAATGGTCTTCCGATGGCAAAGCCATTGTTGTCGATGGCTGCCATTGTGTATGTGGCTGCCAGGTTCTCTCCAGTGCCCCGGATTGTGTAACAGGATAA